The window GCAAAAGGCGCTGCAGCCGCTCCCACATCAGGTGGCGCGCCTGTGGGTCGAGGCCGGTGGTGGGTTCGTCGAGCAGCAGCAGTTGCGGATCGTTGACCAGCGCGCGCGCCAGGCTCAGGCGTCGGCGCATGCCGCCCGAGAGTTCGCCGGGCTTGGCGTTGTGCTTGCTGGACAGGGCAGCGAATTCGAGCAGTTGCGGAATGCGCGCACGCACATCGGCGTCGCGCAGGCCGAAGTAGCTGCCGAACACACGCAGGTTCTCGGTGCAGGTGAAGTCGGGATCGAGCGTGTCGAATTGCGTGACCACGCCGAGCCGGGCCTTGATGGCCAGTTCGTCCTGCGGCATGGCCAGGCCGAAGGCCTGCACTTCGCCGCGGTCGGGCACGGTCTGGCCCAGGCACATGCGGATGGTGGTGGTTTTGCCCGCGCCGTTGGGGCCGATCACGCCCAGGCATTCGCCGGGAGCGATGGCGAAGGAGAGATCGTCCACCACGGTGTTATCGCCGTAGCGCTTGAACAGGTGCCGGGCTTCGAAGAGTGGGGCTTGCATGGGGTCATTGTGCTGGCCCGGCGCCAGCCCCGCGCCTGGCGGGGCCATGTCGATCGCCGTGCTCAAGGCGCGGCGCAGGCGAAGCTGGCGGCCTGGTTCACGTCGCCACTCCCGCTGTAACGCGGCCAGGCCGGGTAGTCGCACAGCGGCCGGGTGCGGCCGGGCACGCCGATGCTGTCGGCCACCACCGGCGCCTGCGGCGGCTGGCCGCGCTCGACCCAGGCCTCGAGTGCGCCCAGCGAATCCCAGGCGGCGTTGAACACCGTGCTCGCGGCATGGCCGTAGCCGGGGATCTCGTAATACCGCGCGAATTCGCGCACCCGGGCTGCGCCCATGGTGGCCTGCAGGCGCTCGTAATACTGCGCGGTGGCGCGCGTGCTGACCAGCACGTCGGCCGCGCCATGGGCCATCAGCAGCTTGCCGCCGCGCGCCTGGAACGCCGAGAGGTCGGTGCGGTTGATGTCCTGCAAGCCGGTGAGCGTGCTGATGCGCGCCTGCCACGGGCCGGGGTTCTGCGGGTCCAGGCTCAGGCTGTCGTAGCCCGGCGTGCGGGTCACGAAATACTTCACCCATTGGTCCCAGAACACGCTGCCGTAAGGTGCCGTGTTGGCGCCGGTGGGCATGGGCTGGGCCGGTTGCGCCGTGCCCAGGGCGAGGAAGGTCACGCGCGCCTGCAGCGGCTGGCTGCCGGCCATGCCGAGGTCCGAGCCCCAGGTGTTGAAGCCGGGGTATTGGGTTTCGCCGCTGGCCAGCGGATAGCCGAAGGCGATCGGCGTGTTGAAGACGTTCAGCGCGGCGATCTGCGCGTCCGACAGGCAGGTGTCGCCCGACTCGGCGCCGCCGGGGCAGCGCAGCGGCTGGCCACGCACCGTGGCCGTGGCGGGATCGAAGCGCGCGTTGCAGGCGCGCGGGTTGCTGATCAGGCCGTCCGCCACGCCATCGAGCCCGTCGCAGGCCTGCATGGCCGCGTCATACAGCTGCCGGCGCTTGGCCTGGTTCGGATAGGCACCGGGCGCGGCGAAGGCCCGCGTGATGCGGCCGAACTGAAGGCCCAGGCTGGCGGCGTTCCAGGCCGGGTAGAGCGCGACCACGCCATCCCAGTCGTCGGGCCATTTCTGCGCCACGGCCAGGGCCTCGCGCCCGCCGGTGGAGCCGCCGACGAAGTACATGCGTTCCGGCTTCTTCACGCCATAGTGCCGGGTGATGAGGGCCATGGCCACTTCGTGCACCTTCTTCAACGCGTCGCCCGAGAAGTTACGCACGGCTTCGTCGTTCATGCCGAAGGCGCCGTCCTGGCTCGCGAGCGCGTTGGCCTGGTGGCCCGAGTCGCTGGAGAAGGTGGCGTAACCGCGCGCCAGCGGCACGGGCACGTTGTCCGGACCGGCGGGGATGTTGCCGTTGGTCGGCGGCACCGTGCCGTTGAAGCCGCCGCCACCGAACATCAGGCCCTTGCGGTTCCAGTCCACCGGCAGGTTCAGCACCAGATTGATGCGCGGCGCCTGCGGGTCGGCGGCCAGGATGTCGGCGCTGAGCTTGCAATAGGCGCCCGTGGCGGCCATGCCGCTGCCGGCGGGTGCCACGACTTCGGCCGTCACGACCGCGGCCCCCTGGGTCGGCAGGCCGATGGCGGAGGCCGGTACGGTCGCGCCTTTCAGGTCGGCGCAGGCCACCGGTTTGGGAGCGCTGGCGCAGCCGGCCAGCAGCGCGGTGGCGGCCAGGGCGATGCACGCGGCCCAGGCCGTGCCGTGGCGGGTGGGCTGCGGGGAAACTGGGAATTCGATGGGCAAGATGGTCTCCTCTTTGTTTTTTGCGTGGGTCAGTTTCCGGGCCGTGCGCCGCATGGTCAAGCTGGAATACCTGTGCACCTAGATCGCCTCCGGCACGAAGCCGAGCTTCTTCAGCACCGCCTGGGCAGCCGCCGGCGCGCGCTCCTTGGCGCCGTTGATGAAGAACATGAAAACGTCGCGCGGAGCGGCCTTGGCGAATTTCGCCGGCGGCTTGGCTTCGATCAGCGGCAGACCCTCGGGCGTGGCGCCTGCGGCCCAGGTCTGCGCATGCGCCGCCCACTGTGCAAGCTCCTTCGGCGGGTAGCCGGCTTGAAGGTCTTCCCGGCTGCGCATCAGCCGGGCGTAGATGAAGTCGGCGCTGGGGTCGGCAAAGGACGGGAATTTCTCGGAATCGGTGAACACGCTGGCACAGCCGTATTGGCGCGCCAGCGCCAGGTATTCGGGCACCATGAAACTCTCGTGGCGCACGTCCATCACGTGGCGCAGCGGCAGGCCGTCGATCTTGTCCGGCAACAGCTGCAGGAAAGCCTCGAAGTCCTCGGCATCGAATACCTTGGTCGGCATGAACTGCCAGACGATGGGGCCGAGCTTCGGCCCGAGCTCAGCAATGCCGCTGTGGATGAAGCGATGCACCGACTCGCCCGCCTCGGCCAGCACACGCCGGTTCGTCGCGTAACGCGTGGCCTTGAGCGAGAACACGAAATCGTCCGGCGTCTCGTCGCGCCACTTGGCGAAGCTTTCCGGCTTCTGCGTGCTGTAGTAGGTGCCGTTGATCTCGATGGCGCTGAGCTGGCGGCTCGCATAGACCAGCTCCTTGCTCTGCACCAGGCCCTTGGGGTAGAAGTTGTCGCGCCACGGCGCGAAGGTCCAGCCGCCCACGCCGACCCGAATGCCCGCCGCCCGTTTTTTGGAAGCCGCCGCCATGCCCATCTCCTCGAAGTCACCAGGGCACACTTTAACCAGCGGCATGGCCCGCCGCAGCAAGTCGCGGCAATGGATTACAGTGCCCGGTCTTCCTTTTTTTCGGCAAATCGTCATGACCACCCTCGGCACCCCCCTCTCCCCCCATGCAACCAAAGTCATGCTGCTCGGCTCCGGCGAGCTGGGCAAGGAGGTGCTGATCGCGCTGCAGCGCCTGGGCGTGGAGACCATCGCCGTCGACCGCTACGACAACGCGCCCGGCCAGCAGGTGGCGCACCACGCGCGCACCATCACCATGAGCGACCCGGCCCAGCTCAAGGCGCTGATCGAAGCCGAGCGGCCGATGCTGGTCGTGCCCGAGATCGAAGCCATCGCCACGCCGATGCTCGAAGAACTTGAGGCCGCCGGCACGGTGCGCGTCATCCCCACGGCCCGCGCCGCGCGCCTGACCATGGACCGCGAAGGTATCCGCCGCCTGGCCGCCGAAACCCTGGGCCTGCCGACCAGCCCCTACGTGTTCTGCGATTCGCTGGCCGAGCTGCAGGCCGCCATCGACAGCACCACCGGTTACCCCTGTGTGGTCAAGCCGGTGATGAGTTCTTCGGGCAAGGGCCAGAGCAAGATCGACGGCCCGGCCGACGTGCAGAAGGCCTGGGACTACGCCATGGCCGGCGGCCGCGTGAGCCACGGGCGCGTCATCGTCGAAGGCTTCATCGACTTCGACTACGAGATCACCCAGCTCACCGTGCGTGCCTTGGGCGCCAACGGCGAGATCGAAACCCATTTCTGCGAGCCGATCGGCCACATCCAGGTCAGCGGCGACTACGTGGAAAGCTGGCAGCCGCACCCGATGCACCCGGCCGCGCTCGAGAAATGCCGCCAGATCTGCAAGGCCGTGACCGACAACCTCGGCGGCCAGGGCTTGTTCGGCGTGGAGCTGTTCGTGAAGGGCGAAAACGTGTGGTTCAGCGAAGTCAGCCCGCGCCCGCACGACACCGGCATGGTGACCATGGCCACGCAATGGCAGAACGAATTCGAACTGCACGCCCGCGCCATCCTCGGCCTGCCGGTCAACACCGCGCTCAAGAGCCCCGGCGCAAGCGCCGTGATCTATGGCGGCGCGGACGCCAAGGGCCTGGTCTTCGACGGTGTGGACGAGGCGCTGCGGGTGCCCAACACCGACATCCGCCTGTTCGGCAAACCCGAGAGCTTCGTCAAGCGCCGCATGGGCGTGGCGCTGGCCTTCGATGCGGACGTGGAAGTGGCGCGCAAGAACGCCAAGCTCGCGGCATCGAAGGTGAAGCCGCGCCTGGCTTAAGGCCGGATCGCCTGTGCGGGCGTTGGCCATCCCGTTAGGATGGCTCACATGCACAATTTCGACTGGGTGAACTGGGCCGACGAATCGGCCTCCCGCATCTTGATCGCGGCCGCGGTGGCGGTATTGCTGTCACTGGTGCTGCACCGCGCGGGCACGATCGTGCTGCGGCGCTTGACGCGGTCTTCGCCGGTGGCCTCGGCCGTGGTCGAGCAGTGCCGCTCGCCCGCGCAGTTCCTGCTGCCGCTGGTGGCGCTGCAGGCGGTGTGGCAGGCGGCGCCGGACACGTTTCCGATGATCGGCGGCATCCGCCACACCAGCGGCCTGTTGCTGCTGGCGGCGCTGACCTGGCTCGGCGTGCGCGCGGTGCGCGGCGCGGCCCGGGGTGTGATGAGCCGTTATCCGGTCACGGTGGAAGACAACCTCAACGCACGCCGCATCCAGACGCAGACGCAGTTGCTGGCGCGCACGGCGATGTTCATCGTGCTGCTGGCCGGCCTGGCGCTGATGCTGATGACCTTTCCCGGCGCGCGCCAGTTCGGCGCAAGCCTGCTGGCCTCGGCCGGTGTGGTGGGCCTGGTGGCCGGCATCGCCGCACGGCCGGTGTTCAGCAACCTGATCGCGGGTCTGCAGATCGCGCTGGCGCAGCCGATCCGGCTGGACGACGTGCTCATCGTGCAGGGCGAATGGGGCCGCGTGGAGGAGATCACCGGCACCTATGTGGTGCTGGCGATCTGGGACCAGCGCCGGCTCATCATTCCGCTGCAGTGGTTCATCGAAAACCCGTTCCAGAACTGGACGCGCAAGAGCGCCGAGATCATCGGCACGGTGTTCATGTGGGTCGACTACCGCATGCCGCTGGCGCCGCTGCGCGAGGCCGCGCTGGCCGCGTGCCAGGCGTCGCGGCACTGGGATGGCCGGCTGTGCCTGCTGCAGGTGGTGGAGGCCGGTGAACGCGCGATGCAGCTGCGCTGGCTCGTCACTTCGGCCAGTTCCGGCCAGAGCTGGGACCTGCGCTGCGAAGTGCGCGAGGCGATGGTGGACTTCGTGCAGCGCGAATACCCGCAGTACCTGCCGCAGCTGCGGGCCGAGGTCTCCGGGAATCCTGGCGACATCCGGCCGCCGCCGGCCCCGGTCTAAGCCCGCACGATCACCAACCCCTGCGCCGCGAACGCCGCCGTGGCTTTTTCGGCCGTGCCGTTTTCTACGATCAGGCCGGTGGCTTCGTTGCAGGCGGCGATGACATAGGGCGATGCGGCATTGAGCTTTTCGGCCGAGGCCAGCACCC of the Rhodoferax koreense genome contains:
- a CDS encoding mechanosensitive ion channel family protein, translated to MHNFDWVNWADESASRILIAAAVAVLLSLVLHRAGTIVLRRLTRSSPVASAVVEQCRSPAQFLLPLVALQAVWQAAPDTFPMIGGIRHTSGLLLLAALTWLGVRAVRGAARGVMSRYPVTVEDNLNARRIQTQTQLLARTAMFIVLLAGLALMLMTFPGARQFGASLLASAGVVGLVAGIAARPVFSNLIAGLQIALAQPIRLDDVLIVQGEWGRVEEITGTYVVLAIWDQRRLIIPLQWFIENPFQNWTRKSAEIIGTVFMWVDYRMPLAPLREAALAACQASRHWDGRLCLLQVVEAGERAMQLRWLVTSASSGQSWDLRCEVREAMVDFVQREYPQYLPQLRAEVSGNPGDIRPPPAPV
- the purT gene encoding formate-dependent phosphoribosylglycinamide formyltransferase, whose amino-acid sequence is MTTLGTPLSPHATKVMLLGSGELGKEVLIALQRLGVETIAVDRYDNAPGQQVAHHARTITMSDPAQLKALIEAERPMLVVPEIEAIATPMLEELEAAGTVRVIPTARAARLTMDREGIRRLAAETLGLPTSPYVFCDSLAELQAAIDSTTGYPCVVKPVMSSSGKGQSKIDGPADVQKAWDYAMAGGRVSHGRVIVEGFIDFDYEITQLTVRALGANGEIETHFCEPIGHIQVSGDYVESWQPHPMHPAALEKCRQICKAVTDNLGGQGLFGVELFVKGENVWFSEVSPRPHDTGMVTMATQWQNEFELHARAILGLPVNTALKSPGASAVIYGGADAKGLVFDGVDEALRVPNTDIRLFGKPESFVKRRMGVALAFDADVEVARKNAKLAASKVKPRLA
- a CDS encoding tannase/feruloyl esterase family alpha/beta hydrolase, giving the protein MPIEFPVSPQPTRHGTAWAACIALAATALLAGCASAPKPVACADLKGATVPASAIGLPTQGAAVVTAEVVAPAGSGMAATGAYCKLSADILAADPQAPRINLVLNLPVDWNRKGLMFGGGGFNGTVPPTNGNIPAGPDNVPVPLARGYATFSSDSGHQANALASQDGAFGMNDEAVRNFSGDALKKVHEVAMALITRHYGVKKPERMYFVGGSTGGREALAVAQKWPDDWDGVVALYPAWNAASLGLQFGRITRAFAAPGAYPNQAKRRQLYDAAMQACDGLDGVADGLISNPRACNARFDPATATVRGQPLRCPGGAESGDTCLSDAQIAALNVFNTPIAFGYPLASGETQYPGFNTWGSDLGMAGSQPLQARVTFLALGTAQPAQPMPTGANTAPYGSVFWDQWVKYFVTRTPGYDSLSLDPQNPGPWQARISTLTGLQDINRTDLSAFQARGGKLLMAHGAADVLVSTRATAQYYERLQATMGAARVREFARYYEIPGYGHAASTVFNAAWDSLGALEAWVERGQPPQAPVVADSIGVPGRTRPLCDYPAWPRYSGSGDVNQAASFACAAP
- a CDS encoding ATP-binding cassette domain-containing protein, yielding MQAPLFEARHLFKRYGDNTVVDDLSFAIAPGECLGVIGPNGAGKTTTIRMCLGQTVPDRGEVQAFGLAMPQDELAIKARLGVVTQFDTLDPDFTCTENLRVFGSYFGLRDADVRARIPQLLEFAALSSKHNAKPGELSGGMRRRLSLARALVNDPQLLLLDEPTTGLDPQARHLMWERLQRLLQQGKAILLTTHFMDEAERLCSRLLVLDHGKKIAEGKPRELIEEHLEPEVVEVYGQGALALANDAEHEALRTLAARVEVSGETVFFYTRSAREVLAALTGAATLGHLRTLHRPANLEDLFLKLTGRQIREDA
- a CDS encoding DUF72 domain-containing protein; amino-acid sequence: MAAASKKRAAGIRVGVGGWTFAPWRDNFYPKGLVQSKELVYASRQLSAIEINGTYYSTQKPESFAKWRDETPDDFVFSLKATRYATNRRVLAEAGESVHRFIHSGIAELGPKLGPIVWQFMPTKVFDAEDFEAFLQLLPDKIDGLPLRHVMDVRHESFMVPEYLALARQYGCASVFTDSEKFPSFADPSADFIYARLMRSREDLQAGYPPKELAQWAAHAQTWAAGATPEGLPLIEAKPPAKFAKAAPRDVFMFFINGAKERAPAAAQAVLKKLGFVPEAI